Sequence from the Maribacter algicola genome:
CAACAACTTTATACTATTGATGGTCCAAGCGGGAATAAATTGGTAAGCTTTTTCCTTATTGTTACGGGCATCTAAAGAAAAATAGGCTTCCGCAGGAAGAAAAATCATCAAGAAGCTAAGAATACTTATAAAATAGTAATGGTTTAAATATGTGGTCTTATCCATTAATTCTATGTAAGTAAAACTAAGAAAAAAAAGAACAATCGATATTCTGTACCTATATCCCAGTGCCACTAAAAATGCAGAAAGTCCACAAATGGCAAAAAGCAGGTATGTAAAATTACCAATTGGCTTGACCCATTCAAAACCATAGTAGGAGAAGAAAAACCTTGGCTGAATGTACAGTTTATCGATCCATCCATAAGCCCAAAATCTCAGGATACTAAAAAGCATCATGAAACCAAAAAAAATGCGAAAGACCGCCAAAGGGGCGGCCTCCACAGGGTCATTTATGTATTTTTTGAGAGTAGCCTTCATTAGTCACCATCAGCGTCCACAAAATCGATACTAATGCTCATGGCGGAAACCATATCGACCTTTAACAAAGGTACCACTTTCTGGACCTCATCATAAGCCAATAGCATATCCGTCGGTGGGTTATTGTCCTCGATTTCATTTCTAAAAGACTGTAAAGACGTAACCAACTCCCTTGCCTTGTTCAACTGGGCATTGATCATAGCACTTAAATCGTCGCCTTGTTTTATGGAATTTAACTTATCCAAATAGGATGAAAGACTTTCACCTTCACTTCCCCCATTAAAATGTCTACCATTGAAAAAATCCTGAACGGCATCCAAGCCTTCCAAAAATAGTGTATTGGAAACCTCAGGGTTAAAATAGGCCTCTACATTTCTGGCCAAGGTATTTCCCGAGAATACCCCTAACGGGATACCCATTTTACCTGCTCTTAGAAACTTTTCATAATAAAAGATATAGTCGTTTACCAGACGATCTACCGAGGCTGTGGAGGAGGCACCATCATTTGCCACGAAAACATCCCTATATCCACTTTTCCATTCCTGAAGCACCGTTTGTGTCATGGTGGACATATCCGTCAATATATCATTGACCAATAGAACAATGTTGTCACCACCCACCCCTGTGTACATATCCAAGATGGCTATATCAGTATCCGCGAGACCATTGAACAAATAATCCAGGGCCGGAAAACCTTTACCTTCCCTACTACTTGAAAGTGATAGATCATAAGTACCTGTAGCAATCCACTCGTCTATTTTTGAAGTATTGGTTGGATAAATGTTCATATTTAACCTAAAACCGATAGTTTCCGCCGGACCTATTTCAAACATAGAAACCCGCTGCCACATTTTGTAGGCATCCAACCATTTGAAACGTAGCATCGTAAGGTTCTCCTGAGTCCTCACATCTTGGAACTGATCAAAACTTGATTTGAGGGAACCCATGGCAGTCGCAAAGGTCTCATAGGAAGGAAGAATGATGTTATCGGCCCAATTTACTAGCATGGCTCCCCTATTAAAGGTAACTTCCCCAGTTATAGGTGTTGTTATTTCTTCATCATTTTCTATGGTATCCGAAGAACATCCTACAATCATGAAAAAGACCAAAAACCTCCAGACTATTTTTCCTTTAAAAAATGTATTCATCTTAATAGTGTACTGTTATTTTTAAAATTTATTTGGTGTCCATGTACAAAATTCCCTGATTCCGAATTAAACCTAAGCTCTTATTCGGCGGCTTGTTCCAAGGTAAATTCAAACCTCTGTGATATGGTTTCAGAAATGGCGTCCAAGGTGGTAATTTCAACATCCCAAAGGCCATTGGGTCCATCGTCCAATAAATCCTCTATCATCGCATCTACTTCGGAGGCCGAAAAATAGGGTGCGTTCGTACTAGGGTTTTTTGTAAACTGTAAACTGTATATAAATCCGTAGCCTTCCGAAAGATCGTGAAATGCGGTTCCAAATGCCGGAACTTCCTGCGAGAGGGATGGTTTAGCCTGCTGCAAATAATATACGGCCCTAATACCAATAATTTCGGATACTTTTTGCTGAATTATTTTAGCCTGTTCGTCCCTTAGATCATAATCACCTGCCACGATGGCCGCCCTGCCTAATTTGAATGCTTGAAAAATGGCATCGGCAATTCCCTGGAAGTCAGGGTCTCCCTCGACTCTGCCAATGTACTTGTTCAAATAATCATCGGCTCCTAAATCCGCATTGGGGTCGGATGCATCTTGATTTAAACCGTAAACATAGCCGTAGGCCTCATCCCATTTATGCTCCATAGTCGTGTAGGACTTGCCCTCCTCTACATTGCCCATATCATTTTCTGCCCTATTTTCCCCTTCGTCAAGAACGGAAGTGCTTAAGTAATTATTAATAGTTT
This genomic interval carries:
- a CDS encoding DUF4856 domain-containing protein: MRKYIFFFLFLTILLGACSSNDDGIDITSCADGIMNGSETGIDCGGACAPCNVSVEAPASYQFTRNGENTVDFNGQTTRLAMGAELASSLKNPGKSSEALLAMFAHVEGESNFEDAALNSSDKNIKSKTAASADYFSDNATAQALIRADFEGWIEAQVAEVFPNWNTAAQAGISGQIADGSSTRYINALGLEYDQMVVKGLIGAWVVDQTINNYLSTSVLDEGENRAENDMGNVEEGKSYTTMEHKWDEAYGYVYGLNQDASDPNADLGADDYLNKYIGRVEGDPDFQGIADAIFQAFKLGRAAIVAGDYDLRDEQAKIIQQKVSEIIGIRAVYYLQQAKPSLSQEVPAFGTAFHDLSEGYGFIYSLQFTKNPSTNAPYFSASEVDAMIEDLLDDGPNGLWDVEITTLDAISETISQRFEFTLEQAAE
- a CDS encoding imelysin family protein, whose translation is MNTFFKGKIVWRFLVFFMIVGCSSDTIENDEEITTPITGEVTFNRGAMLVNWADNIILPSYETFATAMGSLKSSFDQFQDVRTQENLTMLRFKWLDAYKMWQRVSMFEIGPAETIGFRLNMNIYPTNTSKIDEWIATGTYDLSLSSSREGKGFPALDYLFNGLADTDIAILDMYTGVGGDNIVLLVNDILTDMSTMTQTVLQEWKSGYRDVFVANDGASSTASVDRLVNDYIFYYEKFLRAGKMGIPLGVFSGNTLARNVEAYFNPEVSNTLFLEGLDAVQDFFNGRHFNGGSEGESLSSYLDKLNSIKQGDDLSAMINAQLNKARELVTSLQSFRNEIEDNNPPTDMLLAYDEVQKVVPLLKVDMVSAMSISIDFVDADGD